The Benincasa hispida cultivar B227 chromosome 9, ASM972705v1, whole genome shotgun sequence genome has a segment encoding these proteins:
- the LOC120085354 gene encoding uncharacterized protein LOC120085354 isoform X2, translating to MIFAADCHNCLTTLLIAQPRPPTVSPPFTSRRISLSLSLASRHESLPPLWIGRRQALIISFTNLSFGDLKYRFQFLEVVGALSSVIKIDFLWILVRVKMRRRMTGEIHDCVTETNQMLPLMFSCFQISNLQLNLESF from the exons ATGATCTTCGCCGCCGATTGTCATAATTGTTTGACCA CACTGCTGATTGCACAACCACGTCCCCCGACAGTCTCTCCTCCGTTTACCTCGCGCCGGATCTCTCTCTCCCTATCTTTAGCAAGTCGCCATGAGTCGCTGCCGCCTCTTTGGATAGGACGCCGACAAGCGTTGATCATTTCTTTCACCAATCTGTCGTTTGGA GATTTGAAGTATAGATTTCAATTTTTGGAAGTCGTTGGGGCGTTGTCCAGCGTTATAAAGATCGACTTTTTGTGGATTTTG gtaagggtaaagATGCGCCGACGAATGACAGGAGAAATCCATGATTGTGTCACTGAGACTAATCAgatgcttccgctcatgttttcatgttttcaaatctCAAATTTGCAATTGAATTTAgaaagtttttag
- the LOC120085354 gene encoding uncharacterized protein LOC120085354 isoform X1: MIFAADCHNCLTTLLIAQPRPPTVSPPFTSRRISLSLSLASRHESLPPLWIGRRQALIISFTNLSFGDLKYRFQFLEVVGALSSVIKIDFLWILVVFSSGIHQRFVISFGSAPKVRVKMRRRMTGEIHDCVTETNQMLPLMFSCFQISNLQLNLESF, encoded by the exons ATGATCTTCGCCGCCGATTGTCATAATTGTTTGACCA CACTGCTGATTGCACAACCACGTCCCCCGACAGTCTCTCCTCCGTTTACCTCGCGCCGGATCTCTCTCTCCCTATCTTTAGCAAGTCGCCATGAGTCGCTGCCGCCTCTTTGGATAGGACGCCGACAAGCGTTGATCATTTCTTTCACCAATCTGTCGTTTGGA GATTTGAAGTATAGATTTCAATTTTTGGAAGTCGTTGGGGCGTTGTCCAGCGTTATAAAGATCGACTTTTTGTGGATTTTG gttgtgttttcttcggggattcaccagaggtttgtgatTTCCTTCGGGTCTGCACCAAAG gtaagggtaaagATGCGCCGACGAATGACAGGAGAAATCCATGATTGTGTCACTGAGACTAATCAgatgcttccgctcatgttttcatgttttcaaatctCAAATTTGCAATTGAATTTAgaaagtttttag